The genomic stretch TTTTTGCTTTCAGTAGTTGTAGTATTGAAGAAGAATATCCAATAGTTGATCTTACCGAAAGTTTAGTTGCACATTATCCGTTTGACGGAAATACCGAAGATGCAAGTGCTTATAAAGTAACAGCACAAGCTAAAGGAGTTACATTAACTGAAGACCGTTTCGAAAATGAAAATCAAGCGTATTCATTTGATGGCATCAACGATTTTATAGAAATTCCTGCAAACGAACATTTGAATTTCACAGATGAGTTTACCATTAATTTATGGTTAAAAACAGACGTTGCGCACTTACAACAAGTATTATATAAAAATAGTTCTGATACTGAAAAACCACAAGCTGCTTACGGAATTTCCATAGGATTTTCTCCGTTGGAAGATGAAGAAGTAGTGACTAATGATATTATTTTCTCGATTGCACCTTACGGAATTATGCATGAATTACGAAAATTTAATTATACAAAAGATACATGGTATATGATAACGTGTACTTTAAAAGGTGACACGATGTATTTGTATATCAACGGAAAACCTGCGTTGATGAAATATATAAAAGGAGAGATTTCTACGGCAAATTTACCATTACTTTTAGGAAATGATGCTTCTGGCGAAAATCCATTTAGCGGAAGTATTGATGATCTTCGAATTTACAGTCAAGCAAAATCGACAGCATTTGTTTCGTATTTGTATGAGCAGTAATTTTCAAAATACTTTAAACAAAAAATGCGAGTCTTTCAACTCGCATTTTTTGTTTACTTCAACTCAATTCCGTCGGAAGTAATTCTAATTTGTTCTTGCTTATACAAACTTCCAATAGCTTTTTTAAAGCTCTTTTTACTCATATTCAAGCGTTTTTTTATTTCTTCTGGATCACTTTTATCGTGCAATGGCAAAGTTCCACCGTTTCGTTCCAATTCATCTAAAACAACTTGTGCAGAAGGTTCTATATTTTTATAACCAATAAGTTGTATGGAAAGATCAATTTTATTGTCATCGCGAATTTTAGAAACTGCACCTTTTAGCTTTTCTCCAAGTCTTAAATCTCTAAAAATTTCGTCTTTATAGACTAATCCTTTGTGTTTTTGATTGATAATCATTTCCACACCTAAATCAGTAAAACGTGAAACCATTAAATCAACTTCTTCAAAGCGTTCAACAGTTAATTCTTCATTACTCAAAAACTTATTTGTCTTGCTCGAACCTACCAAACGATTGGTTTCTTCGTCCAAATAGCAATACACAACATAGCCTTTTCCTTCTTCCATGTCGCGCGCTTGTTCTTTAAACGGAACAAACAAATCTTTCTCCAATCCCCAATCTAAAAAAGCACCATAATCACTCAACGCAGTTACACGAAGCAATGCAAATTCGTTGACTTTCATGTACGGTTTTAACGTTGTAGTAACTGGTCGTTCGTGACTATCTAAATAGGCGAAAACCGATAGCTTATCTCCTATTTCGAAAGCTGTTGGAACGTATTTATTTGGCAACAAAATTTCATTTCCTTCATCATCGCCCAAGAAAAGTCCTGGAGGCGTTTCACGTAATATTTCTAATGTATTGAGTTGTCCTAAATGAATCATGCTTCTAAATTTGCGCCAAAGGTACGTTTTATCTATCTTAATTTGAATTGGATGTAGTT from Kordia antarctica encodes the following:
- a CDS encoding LamG domain-containing protein, which produces MKTIHLISCLAIVFAFSSCSIEEEYPIVDLTESLVAHYPFDGNTEDASAYKVTAQAKGVTLTEDRFENENQAYSFDGINDFIEIPANEHLNFTDEFTINLWLKTDVAHLQQVLYKNSSDTEKPQAAYGISIGFSPLEDEEVVTNDIIFSIAPYGIMHELRKFNYTKDTWYMITCTLKGDTMYLYINGKPALMKYIKGEISTANLPLLLGNDASGENPFSGSIDDLRIYSQAKSTAFVSYLYEQ
- a CDS encoding CvfB family protein, with protein sequence MIHLGQLNTLEILRETPPGLFLGDDEGNEILLPNKYVPTAFEIGDKLSVFAYLDSHERPVTTTLKPYMKVNEFALLRVTALSDYGAFLDWGLEKDLFVPFKEQARDMEEGKGYVVYCYLDEETNRLVGSSKTNKFLSNEELTVERFEEVDLMVSRFTDLGVEMIINQKHKGLVYKDEIFRDLRLGEKLKGAVSKIRDDNKIDLSIQLIGYKNIEPSAQVVLDELERNGGTLPLHDKSDPEEIKKRLNMSKKSFKKAIGSLYKQEQIRITSDGIELK